A window of the Coprobacter fastidiosus genome harbors these coding sequences:
- a CDS encoding RagB/SusD family nutrient uptake outer membrane protein: MKQYVIIITLISTLLGGSSCKEWLKVDSEDRIMEDALFQSESGFFTALNGVYVHLLNTNLYGRTLTAGTFDILAQYYDTTKPLNSHTYRSLANFELQAKKDAVADTWKEAYFLIANINTILEHCENDRSVLSESNYELIKGECLALRAMLHFEMFRIFGPIYSYEPGKVCIPYSDDTEKNVKPLLSAIDVVDKILTDLNQAENLLLNVDPVITKGPQSSAEGNNRLRYRNLRLNYFAVQALTARVYLYAGNTTEAGKYARKVISGASKFFPFATREQVNGQAATGTVNREAEDRIFSSEVLFGAYNTQRSTDIYDKLFSNKLELKNLLTMTENGVKALYDDEGDLRTCHFQALRDIEANDGRFFVKYGFVTDGDLGYASIIPILRISEMYLIAAECEKSLTWVNDLRSARKAAQVSSGGSLDGSIEDEYVREFIGEGQLFWYYKRKGITEIPRLYNRSAGDMKIELSNYQFDLPDKELAERE; encoded by the coding sequence ATGAAACAATATGTCATTATTATCACACTAATATCGACACTCTTAGGAGGAAGCTCTTGCAAAGAGTGGCTGAAAGTTGACTCGGAAGATCGTATTATGGAAGACGCTCTTTTCCAAAGTGAATCGGGTTTCTTCACCGCATTGAACGGTGTATATGTACACCTGCTAAATACCAACTTATACGGAAGAACTTTAACGGCAGGGACATTCGATATATTAGCACAATATTACGACACGACAAAACCGTTAAATTCTCATACATACAGATCTTTAGCAAACTTCGAACTCCAAGCTAAAAAAGATGCGGTAGCAGACACTTGGAAAGAAGCTTATTTTCTGATCGCCAATATAAACACTATACTGGAACACTGTGAAAACGATCGTTCGGTTCTCTCCGAATCTAACTATGAATTGATAAAGGGAGAATGTTTGGCATTACGCGCGATGTTGCATTTCGAGATGTTTCGCATTTTCGGTCCGATCTATTCCTACGAACCGGGAAAAGTCTGCATTCCATATTCAGATGATACAGAAAAAAATGTAAAGCCTTTATTAAGCGCAATAGATGTCGTAGATAAAATATTAACGGATTTGAACCAAGCCGAAAACCTATTATTAAATGTAGATCCGGTCATTACCAAAGGTCCACAATCCAGTGCCGAAGGAAATAACAGACTGAGATACAGAAATCTCCGTTTAAATTACTTTGCAGTTCAAGCATTAACCGCACGAGTATATCTATATGCCGGAAATACGACAGAAGCCGGGAAATATGCACGGAAAGTCATTTCTGGAGCATCTAAATTTTTCCCGTTCGCAACCCGTGAACAAGTAAACGGACAAGCTGCCACCGGTACTGTGAATCGCGAAGCTGAAGACCGCATATTTTCTTCAGAAGTTTTGTTTGGAGCTTATAATACACAAAGATCTACCGATATATATGACAAGTTGTTTTCTAATAAACTGGAACTTAAAAACCTCCTTACAATGACTGAAAACGGCGTAAAGGCTTTATATGATGATGAAGGAGATTTAAGAACTTGTCACTTTCAGGCTCTGCGGGATATCGAAGCAAATGACGGTCGTTTTTTTGTTAAATACGGCTTCGTAACCGACGGTGATTTAGGATATGCATCGATTATTCCCATTTTACGAATCTCGGAAATGTATCTTATCGCAGCCGAATGCGAAAAATCTCTCACATGGGTCAACGACTTGAGAAGTGCAAGAAAAGCAGCACAGGTTTCTTCTGGAGGAAGCCTTGACGGAAGTATAGAAGATGAATATGTGCGGGAGTTTATCGGTGAAGGTCAACTATTCTGGTATTATAAACGAAAAGGAATTACAGAAATACCCCGATTATACAACAGGAGTGCAGGAGATATGAAAATAGAACTATCGAACTATCAATTCGATCTCCCTGATAAGGAGTTGGCAGAGCGTGAATAA
- a CDS encoding DUF4843 domain-containing protein, which translates to MKKIIFLNLIAILALFTGCREEIPEYSGTSGIYFAMSKTKGGLDDSKLDYTDNTSLPFAVFDKEDSILIVRVKIIGETVPHDREVFIKVVPEKSTAIAGEDYEPLQEKYYVKANEIYAQIPIHFYKKSSLKDNERTLQLQLKESKDFNLPMPYWLAPNSSDKTGIDVIHHTISISDKWVKLPGFNEYFLGPYSEKKNRLICEQFNLTLLDFLEPMSTVKIKTLGIKFDQYLKEMEAKGQTIYEDYRDSEGNLVKMTAGEGIQY; encoded by the coding sequence ATGAAGAAAATCATATTTCTGAATCTTATAGCTATTTTAGCACTATTTACCGGATGCAGGGAAGAGATACCTGAATATTCGGGAACTTCAGGTATCTATTTTGCCATGTCCAAAACAAAAGGCGGATTGGATGACAGCAAATTAGACTATACCGATAATACGAGTTTACCGTTTGCCGTATTCGACAAGGAAGATTCTATACTGATTGTCAGAGTAAAAATCATCGGAGAAACTGTTCCACACGACAGAGAAGTATTTATTAAAGTCGTACCGGAAAAAAGTACGGCTATCGCCGGAGAAGATTACGAACCCTTACAAGAAAAATACTATGTAAAGGCAAATGAAATCTATGCCCAAATACCGATTCACTTCTATAAAAAAAGTTCATTAAAAGATAATGAACGAACACTTCAGCTTCAACTGAAAGAATCAAAAGATTTCAATCTGCCTATGCCATATTGGCTCGCACCCAACAGTTCTGACAAAACCGGTATAGATGTCATACACCACACGATCTCGATCAGTGATAAATGGGTAAAATTACCGGGATTTAACGAATATTTTTTAGGCCCTTACTCTGAAAAAAAGAATAGGCTTATTTGCGAACAGTTCAATTTGACACTGCTTGATTTCTTAGAGCCCATGTCAACTGTAAAAATAAAAACGTTAGGAATTAAGTTCGACCAATACCTAAAAGAAATGGAGGCTAAAGGACAGACCATTTATGAAGATTACCGGGACTCAGAAGGGAATCTTGTAAAAATGACTGCCGGAGAAGGTATTCAATATTAA
- a CDS encoding PKD-like family lipoprotein: MKYNAYLLVFCMLLLSSCFKDKGNYDYTDINDITIGDKGFAADTIYNVRANVDRLTITPELNFSLDPEEKGSYKYEWVAVGTQKYPGERFVLGNERNLDCIITLPAEAFTLYLKITDQNTNVVFSKSVELNVSTSYTKGWILACEDDAGNVRVDMLSISRDTLHLKNILTNSSNVPHKDINLIWVDNSPELYEEQVYVCTAHNTFRYGRDEFDQPTELTIFDPDQKGYRNNIVITDIQKLKDKRGMFLADGKAYVLSSSNEGEFGNPVSYYEEESGYKYFNIGDKIACNRSGEDISAAVIDQFILYNTDDKRFTYLRTLANSMKDMADSDSDNTFSWNTKKDFAPDGLDFVTTINSLFGSGQSATLLKNPVDGKLYLYTYTITRTGGSATKGGKYMVSGATNIDQSELFSLTNRQGYLIYAAGNTLYGYNFRNGSAAVELRSFPGEKITAIFNDIISDQKDQDFFYIATYKEGQENGGTLRKYQVIDSADKIEIIDQETWGDFSRIKNIAFKQF; this comes from the coding sequence ATGAAATATAATGCTTATTTATTGGTATTTTGTATGTTGTTACTTTCGTCTTGTTTTAAGGACAAAGGGAATTACGACTATACGGACATCAATGACATCACGATCGGAGATAAAGGATTTGCAGCCGATACGATTTACAATGTACGGGCAAATGTAGATAGACTGACGATTACACCGGAACTGAACTTCTCATTAGACCCCGAAGAAAAAGGATCTTATAAATATGAGTGGGTCGCTGTCGGAACTCAAAAATATCCGGGAGAACGTTTTGTTCTCGGAAACGAACGAAATCTGGACTGCATCATAACACTTCCGGCTGAGGCTTTTACCCTTTATCTAAAAATAACCGATCAAAACACCAATGTAGTGTTCAGCAAAAGCGTAGAACTGAATGTAAGTACATCATATACCAAGGGGTGGATATTGGCTTGTGAGGATGACGCCGGAAATGTCCGCGTCGATATGCTGTCGATAAGCCGGGATACTTTGCATTTAAAAAATATCCTGACAAACAGCAGTAACGTTCCGCATAAAGATATTAATCTGATATGGGTAGATAATAGTCCCGAATTATATGAAGAACAAGTTTATGTATGCACGGCACATAATACTTTCAGATACGGACGTGACGAATTTGACCAACCTACGGAACTTACAATTTTCGATCCGGATCAAAAAGGATACCGCAACAACATAGTTATTACGGATATTCAAAAATTAAAAGACAAAAGAGGAATGTTTCTCGCTGACGGTAAAGCTTATGTTTTATCCAGTTCGAATGAAGGAGAATTCGGAAATCCGGTCAGCTATTACGAAGAAGAAAGCGGATATAAATATTTCAATATCGGGGACAAAATAGCTTGTAACCGTAGTGGTGAAGATATATCCGCCGCTGTCATCGATCAATTCATTTTATATAATACCGATGACAAAAGATTCACCTATCTAAGAACTTTGGCCAATAGTATGAAAGATATGGCTGATAGTGATAGCGACAACACGTTCAGTTGGAATACCAAAAAAGATTTTGCTCCTGACGGACTCGATTTCGTAACGACAATCAATTCGCTTTTTGGTAGCGGACAATCTGCCACATTGCTAAAAAATCCGGTCGATGGCAAACTATACCTCTACACTTACACGATTACACGTACCGGAGGCTCTGCAACTAAAGGCGGGAAATACATGGTTTCAGGGGCAACGAATATAGACCAATCTGAACTATTCAGTTTAACAAACCGACAAGGATACTTGATATATGCAGCCGGAAATACGTTATACGGTTACAATTTCAGAAACGGAAGTGCAGCCGTCGAACTTCGATCTTTTCCGGGCGAAAAAATCACGGCAATCTTCAATGATATTATCTCGGATCAAAAAGATCAAGACTTCTTTTATATCGCCACATATAAAGAAGGACAGGAAAATGGAGGGACTTTAAGAAAATATCAGGTAATCGACTCGGCAGATAAAATAGAAATTATCGATCAAGAAACGTGGGGAGATTTCTCCCGTATAAAGAATATTGCATTCAAACAATTCTAA
- a CDS encoding zinc-dependent metalloprotease — MKYKLFALLISLSVALPDANAGWFKRKSKKNKGKTEQTAPAKKKDKFADAIQKATPHDGVFKAWVTPKNELLLEITPKNLDNLYLLANRVSETSNSSNFTAGEMLGDPFMFCLSADTSNVYMHTVQTYDKVKEDDAIAASFKRNFNNPILKTFKIKASRNDTLLIDVTSFFVSNEKCITPIRQSVRTRETMSASYDASASRLKEVKSFEKNIEITSILNFNITAGGYTLTMRRSIIELPKEPMRSRYQDNRVGYFSSGYYYYTSEADKILPKEFIHRWRVEPKEEDLEKYFKGELVEPKKQIVYYVDSAFPEKWRGAVKAGIEDWNKAFEAAGFKNVVVAKDYPTDDPNFDPDDIRYNCVRYMTNDIANAAGPSYIDPRSGEILVGEVMWYHNVISLVHNWRFSQTGAVDARVRKMIFDDDVMNESLRYVASHEIGHTLGLMHNMGASYSFPVDSLRSPSFTQKYGTTPSIMDYARNNYVAQRGDFEKGVRMVPPLMGVYDMHAINWGYRIFKDAKTAEDEYPYLNKIITDKKGDPMYEFGAQQLFLNEDPTDQTEDLGNDHIKASNYGIENLKYIISNIDKWFAQENKNYDDIQEMYLACVSQYMRYLTHVMPYLGGVEYKDIVQDGKSNYAKRYITKDKQKKAMIWLTDQALNCRKWLLPENIMRITGLESNLYDNFQYSIVGRILGPGIMGSVYEGERSGQENLYTLDEYLKDATNAIFVNTIKSKSLTQEDMNLQNAAVAALMKYSNLDPSMNKGLMGGLADPEQELKKMMDSVAKESNAFCKQHDKCSFHKDEQSYARHNMTPAKLSAGVGRPIITATLKNILNLYKAKRGTGDARTRAYYDYQITVIQKLFDK; from the coding sequence ATGAAATACAAGTTGTTTGCTTTGTTGATTTCATTATCAGTAGCTCTGCCAGACGCAAATGCAGGATGGTTTAAGCGAAAAAGTAAGAAAAATAAAGGTAAAACCGAACAAACAGCACCAGCAAAGAAAAAAGATAAATTTGCCGATGCTATTCAAAAAGCGACACCCCACGACGGAGTATTTAAAGCATGGGTTACACCCAAAAACGAACTTCTTCTGGAAATAACACCGAAAAACTTGGATAACCTGTATTTGTTGGCAAACCGAGTATCGGAAACCAGTAACAGTTCAAACTTTACGGCAGGCGAAATGTTAGGTGATCCGTTCATGTTCTGTCTTTCAGCAGACACAAGCAACGTATATATGCATACAGTACAAACTTACGATAAAGTAAAAGAAGATGATGCCATCGCTGCTTCTTTCAAACGGAATTTCAATAATCCGATTTTAAAAACATTCAAAATAAAAGCATCTCGTAACGACACTTTATTGATAGACGTCACCTCATTTTTCGTATCGAACGAGAAATGTATCACTCCGATCCGCCAAAGTGTCCGCACAAGAGAAACGATGAGCGCCTCTTATGATGCATCAGCCTCAAGATTAAAAGAGGTGAAAAGCTTTGAAAAGAATATAGAAATTACCAGCATTCTGAATTTCAATATTACAGCAGGAGGATATACCCTTACAATGCGCCGTTCTATAATAGAACTTCCCAAAGAACCGATGAGAAGCCGTTATCAAGACAATCGAGTAGGATACTTCAGTTCCGGTTACTATTATTACACATCCGAAGCAGATAAAATTTTACCCAAAGAATTTATTCACCGCTGGCGTGTAGAACCGAAAGAAGAAGACTTGGAAAAATATTTCAAAGGAGAACTGGTAGAACCTAAAAAACAAATTGTCTATTATGTAGATTCTGCATTTCCTGAAAAATGGAGAGGAGCAGTAAAAGCCGGTATCGAAGACTGGAACAAAGCCTTTGAAGCAGCAGGATTTAAAAACGTAGTAGTAGCAAAAGATTATCCGACAGACGACCCGAATTTCGATCCGGACGATATTCGTTACAATTGCGTACGTTATATGACCAATGACATTGCTAATGCCGCCGGGCCGAGTTATATCGATCCGCGTAGTGGAGAAATTCTGGTTGGTGAAGTCATGTGGTATCACAATGTAATTTCGTTAGTCCACAATTGGCGTTTTTCTCAGACCGGAGCAGTAGATGCACGTGTCCGTAAAATGATTTTCGATGATGATGTAATGAATGAGTCTTTACGTTATGTAGCATCCCACGAAATCGGCCACACACTCGGATTGATGCACAATATGGGTGCAAGTTACTCCTTCCCCGTAGACTCCTTACGCAGTCCGTCTTTCACACAAAAATACGGAACTACTCCGAGTATCATGGACTATGCCCGAAATAACTATGTTGCGCAAAGAGGAGATTTTGAAAAAGGTGTACGGATGGTTCCGCCATTAATGGGGGTTTATGATATGCACGCTATCAATTGGGGGTATCGTATCTTCAAAGATGCAAAAACTGCAGAAGATGAATATCCTTACCTGAATAAAATCATCACAGATAAAAAAGGAGATCCGATGTATGAATTCGGAGCACAGCAGCTATTTCTCAATGAAGATCCTACCGACCAAACTGAAGATTTGGGAAATGATCATATTAAAGCCAGTAACTACGGTATCGAAAATCTGAAATATATTATTTCGAATATCGATAAATGGTTTGCTCAAGAAAATAAAAACTACGATGATATACAAGAAATGTATCTGGCCTGCGTAAGTCAATACATGAGATATTTGACTCATGTAATGCCTTACCTCGGAGGAGTGGAATATAAAGATATCGTACAAGACGGAAAAAGCAATTATGCAAAACGGTATATTACAAAAGATAAACAGAAAAAAGCGATGATATGGCTCACAGACCAAGCGCTGAATTGCCGGAAATGGCTTCTTCCTGAAAACATAATGAGAATTACCGGATTGGAATCTAACCTCTATGACAATTTCCAATACTCTATTGTAGGGAGAATCTTAGGTCCTGGAATCATGGGAAGCGTTTATGAAGGAGAACGTTCAGGACAAGAAAATCTATATACATTGGATGAGTATCTGAAAGATGCGACAAATGCGATATTCGTAAATACGATTAAATCAAAATCCCTGACTCAGGAAGACATGAATCTTCAAAATGCCGCAGTTGCAGCATTGATGAAATACTCCAACCTCGACCCGTCTATGAACAAAGGGTTAATGGGTGGATTGGCTGATCCGGAACAAGAGTTGAAAAAAATGATGGATTCGGTAGCAAAAGAGAGCAACGCTTTTTGTAAACAACACGATAAATGCAGTTTTCATAAAGACGAACAATCTTATGCCCGGCATAATATGACCCCTGCAAAATTATCCGCAGGTGTCGGTCGTCCGATTATTACCGCAACTTTGAAAAACATATTAAATCTGTACAAAGCAAAGAGGGGTACAGGAGATGCTCGTACAAGAGCATACTATGATTACCAGATCACAGTTATTCAAAAATTGTTTGACAAATAA
- a CDS encoding BACON domain-containing protein: MKITDLKFLAIALLTVTFSFTLNSCSDDDDDKKGEEVNYTLSLASEDDALLELPTDQLVDTVVHITTNAPAELIKVEAVENNGSWCTAKVLNNTTISVKAGIHTESDDRTATFKITVPGAEPVEFTITQLGTDTQNTITLSGVPMENNMYTYTTPYKDGAPFSFVIKTNAGRWNMTVEDWNDPEDGTYTPWYSINKTSGRSGETVEIKFTQANETSMMRNITLNISAGTAEPVSISIMQNPMPATEITVWDANWETTIANNTLLSFNASDISTSRVEYGIDANGSIDVAICTAGTSNPITEEESWLNASYGIYGNVVISPKSANTTGADRKLDVVLKGGDVELFRIPVVQKAN, from the coding sequence ATGAAAATTACTGATCTGAAATTCTTAGCCATCGCTTTATTAACAGTAACATTTTCATTTACATTGAACAGTTGTTCAGATGACGATGATGACAAAAAGGGAGAAGAAGTAAACTACACTCTGTCTTTAGCATCCGAAGACGATGCTTTACTGGAACTTCCTACCGACCAATTAGTCGATACGGTCGTTCACATCACGACAAATGCTCCCGCAGAATTGATCAAGGTAGAAGCTGTCGAAAATAACGGTTCTTGGTGTACTGCCAAAGTATTGAATAATACGACCATCTCAGTAAAAGCCGGCATTCATACGGAAAGTGACGACAGAACGGCGACATTCAAAATTACCGTACCCGGTGCAGAACCCGTTGAATTTACAATAACCCAATTGGGAACTGATACTCAAAATACGATCACTTTATCGGGTGTCCCCATGGAAAATAACATGTATACTTATACCACACCTTATAAAGACGGAGCTCCATTCAGTTTCGTTATTAAAACAAATGCCGGACGTTGGAACATGACCGTAGAAGATTGGAACGACCCTGAAGATGGAACTTATACACCCTGGTATAGTATCAACAAGACTAGCGGACGCAGTGGAGAAACAGTTGAAATCAAATTTACCCAAGCAAATGAAACCAGTATGATGAGAAATATAACATTAAATATCAGCGCAGGAACAGCAGAACCTGTGAGCATTTCCATCATGCAAAATCCTATGCCTGCAACAGAAATCACGGTTTGGGATGCAAATTGGGAAACAACAATCGCAAACAATACATTATTGAGTTTCAATGCTAGCGACATCAGCACAAGCAGAGTTGAATACGGTATCGACGCAAACGGAAGCATCGATGTAGCAATTTGTACTGCCGGAACATCAAATCCCATAACAGAAGAAGAATCTTGGTTAAATGCAAGTTACGGAATATACGGGAATGTTGTTATATCCCCCAAATCTGCTAATACCACAGGAGCGGACCGTAAATTAGATGTTGTATTAAAAGGCGGTGACGTTGAACTTTTCCGCATACCGGTAGTTCAGAAAGCCAACTAA
- a CDS encoding PepSY-associated TM helix domain-containing protein — protein MPSNNFSAKIRKWFRVIHRDLSFIFAGIIIVYAVSGIALNHKRDFNSDYRISRSEIMLKGDFPKQEKVSKEETLALLEQVGEENAYMKHYYFGDQQMKVFLKGGSSLEVDMNTGKALYESVKKRPILSAFNRLHYNPMRWWTWFSDVFAVSLIIITITGLFMNKGNKGIIGRGGIEFIIGILIPVLFLIYLS, from the coding sequence ATGCCGTCCAATAATTTTTCTGCTAAGATACGCAAATGGTTTCGGGTCATTCATCGGGATCTTTCCTTTATTTTTGCCGGGATAATAATTGTTTATGCGGTTTCAGGTATTGCATTGAACCATAAACGTGATTTTAATTCGGATTATCGGATTTCTCGTTCTGAAATTATGTTGAAGGGCGATTTCCCGAAACAGGAAAAAGTGTCGAAAGAGGAGACTTTGGCTTTACTTGAGCAAGTCGGGGAAGAGAATGCTTATATGAAACACTATTATTTCGGGGATCAGCAAATGAAAGTCTTTTTGAAAGGTGGCTCTTCTTTGGAGGTCGATATGAATACCGGTAAAGCTTTATATGAGTCGGTAAAAAAACGTCCGATATTGAGTGCTTTCAACCGTTTGCATTATAATCCGATGCGTTGGTGGACATGGTTCTCCGATGTGTTTGCCGTATCTCTGATTATCATAACGATTACCGGATTGTTTATGAATAAAGGAAATAAGGGCATTATCGGACGAGGAGGAATCGAATTTATAATAGGAATCTTGATTCCCGTTTTGTTCCTGATTTATTTAAGCTGA
- a CDS encoding helix-turn-helix domain-containing protein: MKNNKTVGYKIQTIRENKNMSRKEVAEQAGLSEEQVTRIEEDIDLPALAPLLKIARAMGVRLGTFLDDQEELGPVICRNMQKEKSISFSTNTPNASRHMEYYSLSKSKSNRHMEPFFINIAPAPANEYEMSSHEGEEFIIVANGEIEINYGNETYVLKKGDSIYYDSIVPHHVHAYNNQTATILAVVYVPA; this comes from the coding sequence ATGAAAAACAACAAGACCGTAGGTTACAAAATACAAACGATTCGGGAAAATAAGAATATGAGCCGTAAAGAGGTAGCCGAACAAGCCGGATTAAGCGAAGAGCAGGTTACACGAATAGAAGAAGATATCGATTTACCGGCACTTGCCCCGCTATTAAAAATAGCTCGAGCTATGGGGGTACGGTTAGGAACATTCCTTGATGATCAGGAAGAGCTCGGACCTGTTATATGTCGGAATATGCAAAAGGAAAAAAGTATTAGTTTCTCTACAAATACTCCAAATGCATCCAGACACATGGAATATTATTCTTTGTCAAAATCGAAATCGAACCGCCACATGGAGCCTTTTTTTATAAACATAGCTCCAGCCCCGGCAAACGAATATGAAATGTCCTCACATGAAGGAGAAGAATTTATTATAGTCGCAAACGGAGAAATTGAAATCAATTACGGTAACGAAACATATGTCCTGAAAAAAGGTGATAGCATTTATTACGACTCTATCGTGCCTCATCACGTACATGCCTATAACAACCAAACAGCCACTATTCTCGCTGTAGTTTATGTTCCTGCCTAA
- a CDS encoding AMP-binding protein, protein MQLFEKTLGDFLEYWAEKTPDKEFIVYSDRDLRFTYSEFNKRVNNLAKGMMAIGVEKDSKVGIWATNVPDWLTFLFASAKIGAILVTVNTNYKQHELEYLVENADIHTLCISNGTFDSDYVDMTYTMLPELKTSQRGHLKSNKFPYMRNVVYIGQEKHRGMYNTAELLLLGNTITDEKLETQKQKFNCYDVVNMQYTSGTTGFPKGVMLTHHNITNNGYCIGQCMKFSENDRVCLPVPLFHCFGIVLGIMAIITNGGCAVMLERFDPLVVLASVHKERCTALYGVPTMFIAELNHPMFSMFDLSSLRTGIMAGSLCPEWLMREVMDKMYMKEITSVYGLTETSPGMTQSKVDDPVEVRASTVGSDLPGVEVRVIDPETLEECPVGVQGEMCCRGYNIMKGYYKMPEATAAIIDKNGFLHSGDLGIKTPEGNYKITGRIKDMIIRGGENIYPREIEEFLYQIPQIKDVQVAAVPSKKYGEEVGAFIILKEGESLHDCDVKDFCKGKISRHKIPKYIFFIDQFPLTGSGKIQKYKLKDLGLELLKKQGITPD, encoded by the coding sequence ATGCAATTATTTGAAAAAACATTAGGAGATTTTCTCGAATATTGGGCAGAAAAAACACCTGATAAAGAATTTATCGTTTACTCGGACCGAGACTTGCGTTTTACTTACTCAGAATTCAACAAACGTGTAAATAATCTTGCCAAAGGGATGATGGCCATAGGAGTCGAAAAAGACTCTAAAGTCGGTATTTGGGCAACGAACGTACCCGATTGGCTCACATTTCTGTTTGCATCTGCCAAAATCGGAGCAATTCTGGTTACTGTAAATACAAACTACAAACAACATGAGTTGGAATACCTGGTAGAAAATGCCGATATTCACACATTATGCATATCCAACGGTACATTCGACAGCGATTACGTCGACATGACCTACACAATGCTCCCCGAATTGAAAACCTCACAACGAGGACATTTGAAAAGTAATAAGTTTCCCTATATGCGCAATGTCGTTTATATCGGACAGGAAAAACATCGGGGCATGTACAATACAGCAGAACTTCTTTTATTGGGAAATACCATAACTGATGAAAAGTTAGAAACCCAAAAACAGAAATTCAACTGTTATGATGTAGTGAATATGCAATATACTTCGGGGACTACAGGCTTCCCAAAAGGAGTAATGCTTACTCACCACAATATCACGAACAACGGATATTGCATAGGGCAATGCATGAAATTCTCCGAAAACGATCGGGTATGCCTTCCCGTTCCCCTTTTCCATTGTTTCGGTATCGTACTCGGCATCATGGCGATCATCACCAATGGAGGATGTGCCGTAATGCTTGAACGATTCGATCCGCTTGTCGTACTGGCTTCGGTTCATAAAGAACGATGCACTGCACTATACGGCGTCCCGACTATGTTTATTGCCGAATTGAATCACCCGATGTTCAGCATGTTCGACCTTTCATCTCTGCGCACGGGAATTATGGCAGGATCTCTGTGCCCCGAATGGCTTATGCGGGAAGTAATGGACAAAATGTACATGAAAGAAATCACAAGTGTTTACGGACTGACAGAAACATCGCCGGGCATGACTCAAAGTAAAGTCGATGATCCGGTCGAAGTCAGAGCATCGACAGTAGGAAGCGATCTTCCCGGAGTAGAAGTGCGCGTAATAGATCCGGAAACTCTCGAAGAATGTCCGGTAGGTGTGCAGGGTGAAATGTGTTGCCGAGGATACAATATCATGAAAGGATATTACAAAATGCCGGAGGCCACAGCCGCCATTATCGATAAAAACGGCTTTTTGCATTCCGGGGATCTGGGAATAAAAACTCCTGAAGGCAACTACAAAATTACCGGGCGTATCAAAGACATGATTATTCGAGGCGGAGAGAATATATATCCACGCGAAATTGAAGAATTCTTGTATCAGATCCCGCAAATTAAAGACGTACAAGTTGCTGCCGTGCCCTCAAAGAAATACGGAGAAGAAGTCGGAGCATTCATTATACTGAAAGAGGGCGAAAGCCTGCATGACTGCGATGTAAAAGACTTCTGTAAAGGGAAAATTTCACGACATAAAATACCTAAATATATTTTCTTTATAGACCAATTCCCATTAACCGGTAGCGGAAAAATACAAAAATATAAACTAAAAGATTTGGGACTCGAACTATTAAAGAAACAAGGTATTACACCCGACTGA